GGAAGAAACTCCGTAAGGTCATGGAAGCGATGGAAACCCTTCGTCGCAAGGGGGGCATAAAAAGCTCGGAGTTAGAGGCGGCCGCAAGGTCAGTTGGGAGAACGCTTCACGGAAGAGGCAAAGAGCCGACATGGGTTAATTTGCGTTTTCCTGATCTTCGTCCTATAAGTATACCACATCATTCAAAAGAGTTAAACAGATTTACAGCGAACAATATAATTAATCAATTAGAAGAAGACATAATACGGCACGAAGAAACAATTGAAGATTAATTAATGAAAGGAATTATTATGAGAAATTTCACAAAAAGCGCGGAAGATTATCTTAAAGATGCATACTCAAGAATTCTTATGCCTGATAAGGAAAGTGGTACATATACTGCAGAAATATTAGAGTTCCATGGCTGTATAGCACAAGGAGATACGCCTGCTGAAGCTTATGAGAATCTAGAAGAGGCTGCAAGAGGATGGATCGAAGCATCTTTGGATTTAAATCAAAATATTCCTGCTCCAGCACAAGCGATTTC
This window of the Gemmatimonadaceae bacterium genome carries:
- a CDS encoding type II toxin-antitoxin system HicB family antitoxin, with product MKGIIMRNFTKSAEDYLKDAYSRILMPDKESGTYTAEILEFHGCIAQGDTPAEAYENLEEAARGWIEASLDLNQNIPAPAQAIS